One region of Hemiscyllium ocellatum isolate sHemOce1 chromosome 4, sHemOce1.pat.X.cur, whole genome shotgun sequence genomic DNA includes:
- the ralbp1 gene encoding ralA-binding protein 1 isoform X1: MVLWTGNERETFLGATMTECFLPPTSSPSEHRRAEHGSGLARTPSSEEISPTKFPGLYRTGEPSPPHEGLHESVDIVSDDEKEHTKKKGKFKKKEKRTEGYAAFQEDSSGDDAESPSKMKRPKGIHVFKKPSFSKKKEKDFKIKEKPKEEKHKEEKHKEEKHKEKKSKDITAADVVKQWKEKKKKKKPVPDQEAVPVDTNTTLRPVFGVPLAEAAERTMLYDGIQLPAVFRECIDYIENYGMKCEGIYRVSGTKSKVDELKAVYDREESPNLEDYDANTVASLLKQYLRELPENVLTKELIVRFEDACGKGTDGEKVQECRRLLKELPVFNYLLFSWLIIHMDHIIEKESETKMNIQNISIVLSPTVQISNRVLYLFFTHVKELFGEIELKPVVKPLRWSNVATMPALPETQESIKEEIRRQEFLLNCLHRDLQAGIKDLSKEERLWEVQRILTALKRKLREAKRQECETKIAQEIASLSKEDVSKEEMNENEEEVINILLAQENEILTEQEELLAMEQYLRRQIASEKEEIERLRAEIAEIQSRQQQHGRSETEEYSSESESESEDEEELQLILEDLQRQNEELEVKNNHLNQAIHDEREAIIELRVQLRLLQMQRLKRENQTQEDAEELGENATSAQQHRDVVSDTRVAQEQPKSVKETLKPSPSKDRKETSI; encoded by the exons AAGGTCTGCATGAGTCTGTTGATATAGTATCTGATGATGAAAAGGAACATACCAAGAAAAAAggcaaatttaaaaagaaagaaaagagaa CTGAGGGGTATGCAGCCTTCCAAGAGGACAGCTCAGGTGACGATGCAGAGAGCCCATCAAAGATGAAACGGCCAAAGGGTATCCATGTCTTCAAAAAGCCGAGTTTCTccaagaagaaagaaaaagactTCAAGATCAaagagaagccaaaggaagaaaaGCATAAGGAGGAAAAACACAAAGAGGAAAAACATAAGGAAAAAAAGTCCAAAGATATTACAGCAGCAGATGTCGTTAAAcagtggaaagagaaaaagaaaaagaaaaagcctGTTCCTGACCAGGAAGCAGTTCCGGTCGATACGAATACCACACTAAGGCCAGTCTTTGGTGTTCCTTTGGCTGAGGCAGCTGAGAGGACTATGCTATATGATGGGATCCAGCTACCTGCAGTTTTTCGAGAGTGCATTGACTACATTGAGAATTATGGCATGAAGTGTGAAGGCATTTACAGGGTATCAG GTACCAAATCAAAAGTTGATGAACTGAAAGCAGTGTATGATCGTGAAGAGTCTCCGAATCTGGAGGATTATGATGCAAACACGGTGGCCAGCCTATTGAAGCAATACCTCCGTGAGCTGCCTGAAAATGTTCTTACCAAGGAGCTCATCGTGCGGTTTGAGGATGCATGTGGAAAAGGCACGGATGGTGAAAAAGTTCAGGAGTGCCGGCGCCTATTAAAGGAACTTCCTGTATTCAATTACCTCCTCTTTTCTTGGCTTATCATCCATATGGACCATATCATCGAGAAAGAAAGTGAAACAAAAATGAACATCCAGAATATTTCCATTGTTCTCAGCCCTACTGTTCAG ATCAGCAATCGTGTGTTATACCTGTTTTTCACTCATGTTAAAGAGCTGTTTGGAGAAATCGAGCTGAAACCAGTTGTAAAGCCTCTTCGTTGGTCAAATGTGGCAACAATGCCAGCCTTACCGGAGACACAAGAGAGCATTAAGGAGGAAATTCGCCGGCAG gaatttctgttgaATTGCTTGCACAGAGACCTACAAGCTGGCATCAAAGACTTATCCAAAGAGGAGAGACTGTGGGAGGTGCAGCGAATTTTAACAGCACTAAAACGTAAACTGCGTGAAGCAAAAAGGCAG GAATGTGAAACTAAGATTGCCCAGGAAATTGCAAGCCTTTCCAAGGAGGATGTTTCTAAagaagaaatgaatgaaaatgaaGAAGAAGTTATCAATATTCTTCTAGCTCAG GAAAATGAGATCCTGACAGAGCAGGAGGAACTGCTGGCCATGGAACAGTATTTACGGCGGCAAATTGCATCCGAGAAAGAGGAAATTGAACGCCTTCGAGCTGAGATTGCAGAAATTCAGAG TCGGCAGCAACAGCACGGCCGGAGCGAAACAGAGGAATATTCCTcggagagtgagagcgagagtgaggaTGAAGAAGAGCTACAGCTCATCCTGGAAGACCTACAGCGTCAAAATGAAGAGCTGGAG GTGAAGAACAACCACCTGAACCAAGCAATCCACGATGAACGAGAGGCCATTATCGAACTGCGAGTGCAGCTTCGACTGTTACAGATGCAAAGACTGAAACGAGAGAATCAGACTCAGGAAGATGCAGAGGAACTTGGGGAGAATGCCACTAGCGCTCAGCAGCATAGGGACGTTGTGAGCGACACAAGAGTTGCACAAGAGCAGCCCAAATCTGTGAAGGAAACATTGAAACCCTCTCCAAGCAAAGATCGTAAAGAGACCTCGATTTGA
- the ralbp1 gene encoding ralA-binding protein 1 isoform X2, translating into MTECFLPPTSSPSEHRRAEHGSGLARTPSSEEISPTKFPGLYRTGEPSPPHEGLHESVDIVSDDEKEHTKKKGKFKKKEKRTEGYAAFQEDSSGDDAESPSKMKRPKGIHVFKKPSFSKKKEKDFKIKEKPKEEKHKEEKHKEEKHKEKKSKDITAADVVKQWKEKKKKKKPVPDQEAVPVDTNTTLRPVFGVPLAEAAERTMLYDGIQLPAVFRECIDYIENYGMKCEGIYRVSGTKSKVDELKAVYDREESPNLEDYDANTVASLLKQYLRELPENVLTKELIVRFEDACGKGTDGEKVQECRRLLKELPVFNYLLFSWLIIHMDHIIEKESETKMNIQNISIVLSPTVQISNRVLYLFFTHVKELFGEIELKPVVKPLRWSNVATMPALPETQESIKEEIRRQEFLLNCLHRDLQAGIKDLSKEERLWEVQRILTALKRKLREAKRQECETKIAQEIASLSKEDVSKEEMNENEEEVINILLAQENEILTEQEELLAMEQYLRRQIASEKEEIERLRAEIAEIQSRQQQHGRSETEEYSSESESESEDEEELQLILEDLQRQNEELEVKNNHLNQAIHDEREAIIELRVQLRLLQMQRLKRENQTQEDAEELGENATSAQQHRDVVSDTRVAQEQPKSVKETLKPSPSKDRKETSI; encoded by the exons AAGGTCTGCATGAGTCTGTTGATATAGTATCTGATGATGAAAAGGAACATACCAAGAAAAAAggcaaatttaaaaagaaagaaaagagaa CTGAGGGGTATGCAGCCTTCCAAGAGGACAGCTCAGGTGACGATGCAGAGAGCCCATCAAAGATGAAACGGCCAAAGGGTATCCATGTCTTCAAAAAGCCGAGTTTCTccaagaagaaagaaaaagactTCAAGATCAaagagaagccaaaggaagaaaaGCATAAGGAGGAAAAACACAAAGAGGAAAAACATAAGGAAAAAAAGTCCAAAGATATTACAGCAGCAGATGTCGTTAAAcagtggaaagagaaaaagaaaaagaaaaagcctGTTCCTGACCAGGAAGCAGTTCCGGTCGATACGAATACCACACTAAGGCCAGTCTTTGGTGTTCCTTTGGCTGAGGCAGCTGAGAGGACTATGCTATATGATGGGATCCAGCTACCTGCAGTTTTTCGAGAGTGCATTGACTACATTGAGAATTATGGCATGAAGTGTGAAGGCATTTACAGGGTATCAG GTACCAAATCAAAAGTTGATGAACTGAAAGCAGTGTATGATCGTGAAGAGTCTCCGAATCTGGAGGATTATGATGCAAACACGGTGGCCAGCCTATTGAAGCAATACCTCCGTGAGCTGCCTGAAAATGTTCTTACCAAGGAGCTCATCGTGCGGTTTGAGGATGCATGTGGAAAAGGCACGGATGGTGAAAAAGTTCAGGAGTGCCGGCGCCTATTAAAGGAACTTCCTGTATTCAATTACCTCCTCTTTTCTTGGCTTATCATCCATATGGACCATATCATCGAGAAAGAAAGTGAAACAAAAATGAACATCCAGAATATTTCCATTGTTCTCAGCCCTACTGTTCAG ATCAGCAATCGTGTGTTATACCTGTTTTTCACTCATGTTAAAGAGCTGTTTGGAGAAATCGAGCTGAAACCAGTTGTAAAGCCTCTTCGTTGGTCAAATGTGGCAACAATGCCAGCCTTACCGGAGACACAAGAGAGCATTAAGGAGGAAATTCGCCGGCAG gaatttctgttgaATTGCTTGCACAGAGACCTACAAGCTGGCATCAAAGACTTATCCAAAGAGGAGAGACTGTGGGAGGTGCAGCGAATTTTAACAGCACTAAAACGTAAACTGCGTGAAGCAAAAAGGCAG GAATGTGAAACTAAGATTGCCCAGGAAATTGCAAGCCTTTCCAAGGAGGATGTTTCTAAagaagaaatgaatgaaaatgaaGAAGAAGTTATCAATATTCTTCTAGCTCAG GAAAATGAGATCCTGACAGAGCAGGAGGAACTGCTGGCCATGGAACAGTATTTACGGCGGCAAATTGCATCCGAGAAAGAGGAAATTGAACGCCTTCGAGCTGAGATTGCAGAAATTCAGAG TCGGCAGCAACAGCACGGCCGGAGCGAAACAGAGGAATATTCCTcggagagtgagagcgagagtgaggaTGAAGAAGAGCTACAGCTCATCCTGGAAGACCTACAGCGTCAAAATGAAGAGCTGGAG GTGAAGAACAACCACCTGAACCAAGCAATCCACGATGAACGAGAGGCCATTATCGAACTGCGAGTGCAGCTTCGACTGTTACAGATGCAAAGACTGAAACGAGAGAATCAGACTCAGGAAGATGCAGAGGAACTTGGGGAGAATGCCACTAGCGCTCAGCAGCATAGGGACGTTGTGAGCGACACAAGAGTTGCACAAGAGCAGCCCAAATCTGTGAAGGAAACATTGAAACCCTCTCCAAGCAAAGATCGTAAAGAGACCTCGATTTGA